The Lactobacillus sp. ESL0680 DNA segment TATTACTGGCAAAAAGAACGTTAAAAAGACGTCCAAGGGTACCAAATACGGCTTTAAAAAAGCTTTTGTATTTTCAAAAGAGTTACAAGGCAAATGGTACAGCAACAACAATTTGACTCCTGAGCCTCTCGAAATAGGTAAGTCATCATTAGTTCTGCCATACACTAGTAAAAAGGCAAAAGCCGTAGTTATCGGCAAAGTTAAGGGAACTAACAAATATCCTTGGCAAATGAGCGGCAGCTGGAAATCAAAGCATGCCAAAGCTTTCGCCAACATAATACGCGGCTCATATAAGACAATTAATCAGACTAAATGGACCATTCTTAGTCCAGCAGATGAAAAATCAATTAGTGTTGGATATGCTTATACTACCAAAGATGAAAAAATTGATGGTGAAACAATCAGAGTTGTTTTTGAAGCACTCCCTGATAATGGCAAGGTAATCAACCAATACTTCACGAGCAAAGACTTAGCTGACAAGTATTCTGCAACTAAATTTACTGATGTGACTTATTCAGACATCAACCTAAAATAATATTATTTTTAATAAAAAAGACGAGTAAGAATATATTTCTTACTCGTTTTTTTGTGTTTCATGTGTAACACTCTTTTTATATATTATATACAAATATATAATATTAGCAAAACAAATATTTTTTTGCTCTGCAATATACAAAATCACTTGACATTTATGTAACCAGTTTAATTAACTTTTTCCTTGTTTTACCCCTACATCTCGTATTAAACTTATTAAGTATCAATATGTTGTATTTAAGAAAGAGCGTGATTCAAGTTATTGTTTTAAGCGGGCCAATTGGAGCCGGTAAATCCAGTTTAACCAGTATTTTAGCTGAACATTTAGGTACTCAAGCCTTCTATGAAGGAGTCGACAGCAACCCTGTTCTTCCTCTGTATTACAAGGACATGAAGCGATATACGTTTTTGCTCAATATCTACTTGCTCAACCACCGGATAGCACAGATCAATCAAGCAGTTAAAGAAAAAAATAGTGTTTCAGACCGGTCAATTTATGAAGATGCCCTCTTCTTCAAAATGAACGCAGACAGTAACGTCGCTGATCCTACAGAATTTCAAATTTACGACGGTCTGCTCGAAAACATGATGGAAGATACTCCTGGCAATCCAAGTAAAAAACCGGATTTACTCATTTACATTCATGTATCGCTGGAAACAATGCTCAAACGCATTAAAAAGCGCGGTCGCTCTTATGAACAAATCAGTACAGACCCTAGTCTAAAAGACTATTATGCGCGTCTTATCCGCTACTATGAGCCATGGTATGAAAACTACAATGCTTCACCCAAAATAGCAATTGATGGCGATAAATTCGATTTTATTGTTGATGAAGATGCTAAACAAAAAGTTTTGCGGCAAATTGATGACAAATTGCGCGAAATAGGTAATTTAAAATAAAGAAGGAACGTGATGACAGTTATTGTTTTAAGCGGGCCAATTGGAGCCGGTAAATCCAGTCTAACCAGTATTTTAGCAGATTATTTAGGTACCAAGCCTTTTTACGAAAGCGTTGATGACAACCCTGTTTTACCGCTTTTTTACGCTGATCCTAAAAAATATGCCTTTCTATTGCAGGTATTTTTCTTAAATACACGTTTTCGCAGTATTAAAAATGCTTTAACAGAAGACAACAATGTTCTAGATCGGTCAATCTATGAAGATGCCCTTTTCTTCCAAATGAACGCCGATATTGGCCGGGCAACCCCAGAAGAAGTGGACACATATTATGAATTATTAAATAATATGATGAGTGAGCTTACTCATATGCCGAAAAAGAACCCTGATCTGTTAGTCCACATTAATGTTTCTTACGAAACGATGATTAACCGTATTCAAAAGCGTGGCCGTCCCTATGAGCAGCTTAGCTATGATGCAACTCTTGAAGACTACTACAAACGTCTTTTGCGCTACTACAAGCCATGGTATGAAAAGTACGACTATTCACCTAAGATGGAAATTGACGGCGACAGTCTTGATTTTATGACTGATGAAGATGCACGTAAAACTGTCTTAGACCAAATCGTTGCCAAATTAAAAGAAGTTGGCAAGTTACCTGAGTCATGGGACAAGCCAACTGACATCAAAATTTCTAAATAACTTTAACGATAACTGCTTGACTTATCGAATTAAGCAGCTATAATTAAAAGAAAATTAAAAAGGTTATGAGCAGACTAGTAGTACCTAGGACTTATCAGAGAGTGTCAGTTGCTGTGAAGACATGAAGTACCTAGTGCGAATCACACCTGCGAACCGTTTTTCTAAATAATGTAAGAAATTCCGGCGGTGCCGTTATCACCTCAGTTTTTCATATTATTGTTAAACTGACTGAGGTTATTTACGTGAGTAAATAGCAAATTGAGGTGGAATCGCGTTAAGTCGTCCTCTTAGACAAATTAGTCTAAGAAGGCGGCTTTTTTCTTACAAATAAGAAATTCCGGCAGTCCCGTTATCACTACAGTTCAATCCTCCATGTAAGATTGAACTGGTTGAGACTATTTGCGTGAGCAAATAGCAAATTGAGGTGGAACCACGATTAAACGTCCTCTTAGACTTCGGTCTAAGGGGGCGTTTTTATTATATAAGGAGAAATGCCATGAATTATATCAATGCCATCTTGCCTTCCCTGATTCAGGGAGCGCAAATGACCTTATCACTATTTTGTTGGACACTTATTATTTCTATTCCGTTGGGAATCATTATTAGCCTAGGCCTAATCTCACATATCAAGCCTTTGCAACTATTTTTAAAATTTTACGTTTGGATTATGCGGGGAACGCCGTTATTACTGCAATTAATTTTTGTTTTCTACGGCTTACCAATTATCGGCGTTATCTTTCAGCGCTACGATGCGGCTTTATTTGCCTTCATTCTTAACTACGCCGCCTACTTCGCCGAAATTTTTCGGGGTGGATTTCAAGCAATTCCCAAGGGTCAATACGAAAGTGCTAAGGTTCTGCGACTAACCAAAATGCAAACTTTGAGACGCATTGTCATTCCTCAAGTTGTTAAAATCGTCATTCCGTCGATTGGCAACGAGGTTATCAACTTGGTCAAAGATACTTCATTAGTCTATGTTATTGGACTTGGCGACCTCCTGCGGGCTGGAAATGTAGCTACTGCACGCGATGTTACCCTAGTTCCATTAGTTTTAGTTGGCATTATCTATCTTGCAATGACAGGAATTGCATCTTATCTTTTAAAGAAAATTGAAAATAATTATTCCAAGTGGAAATAATTGGAGGTAATTAGATGTTAGAACTCAAAAATATTACCAAAAAGTTTGGTCAACGAACAATTTTAGACAAAGTCAATCTATCCATACCTAGTGGGCAAATTCTGGCGATTGTTGGACCTTCAGGAGCCGGTAAAACGACCTTATTGCGTTGTTTAAGCGGACTAGAAAATGTTGATTCCGGCAAATTCTTATGGGACGGGCAAGAATTTAATCCCGCTAAGCCAACCGACAGCAGCCAAATAATTGGCGTTGTCTTTCAAGATTACCAGTTATTCCCTAATTTAACCGTCCTGGATAATATTACACTGGCACCAACTTTAGCTCTTAAAAAAGCCAAAAAAGACGCTGAAGAACAAGCTAAAAAATTACTTGAGCGGTTAAATTTAGCTGGCAAAGAACAACTCTACCCCGCACAGCTTTCTGGTGGGCAACAACAACGAGTTGCAATTGCCCGCGCTTTAGCCATGAAACCACAAATTCTCTGTTATGATGAACCAACCTCAGCCCTTGATCCTGCCCTGCGCGGTACCGTTGCTGAAATCATCCTAAAATTAAAGCGTGAAGAAAACATGACGCAAATTATTGTTACTCACGACATGGATTTTGCTAAAGATGTTGCAGATACAACATTTACTGTTACTGATCTCAGCCAAAGGAGGTCGAACTAAGTGAAACGTAAAAGTCTTTTCACTCTCATAATAATTTTTTGTTGTGGAATTTTCCTTACTGGTTGCAGCGATGTTTCGGTTGGTAAAAGAGCCAGTCAAACCGATAATTGGCAAAGATTAGAAAAACGCGGTTATGTAACTGTTGGCGTTGATGATACCTTTGTGCCAATGGGTTTTCGCCAAAAAAACGGACAATTAATCGGTTATGATGTTGATCTAGCCAAAGCAGTTTTCAAATTGTACAACATGCGTGTTAGCTTCCAGACAATTGACTGGTCAATGAATACTACTGAACTAAAAAACGGAACCATTGACTTAATTTGGAATGGCTTTAGTAAGACACCTGAACGGCAAGCAAAGGTTGGCTTTAGCAAAACCTATCTATATAGTGAGCAGCTGCTAGTAACCAAACGGAAAAACCATATTAATTCTTATGCTGATATGACTGGAAAAACATTGGGCGCACAAACAGGTTCTTCTGGCTATAACGACATTATGAAACAGCCCCAATTACTTAAAAATCGCATCAAAAATCACGATCCCGTCTTGTATGATTCCTTTACTAATGCCTTTATTGACTTAAATGCCGGCAGGATTCAGGGATTATTAATCGACAGCACTTATGCTGACTACTATATTTCTCGGCAAAAGCACCCAGATGACTTTACCATCATTCACGGACCATTTCCTAAAGATGCCTTTGGTGTCGGCATGAGAAAAAGCGACACAACTTTACGAAATAAAATTAATGCTGGTTTAGATAAGTTGGCTCAAAATGGCACCCTAGCTAAAATTGATCGCAAATGGTTTGGTTCGGCTGCTGATACGCCGTTATTGAAAAAATAATCAGTCTAATTGATCCAAAACTGTGGCAATGCCATCATGATTATTATCTTGGGTAATTACTTCAAATTTTGTCTTTAAATCTTCCGGTGCATTACCTAATAATACTGGATGGCCAACCATTTTTAACATCGTTTCATCATTATAATTATCACCAAAAGCCCAGCAGTCAGCTAGTTTGACATTAAATTCCCGCGCTAGAATTTCAACGCCGTTACCTTTTGAAACACCCTTAATCATTACTTCTAGTAAATTAGGTGCGGATTTGACAATATATAATTCTGGGTAGTTTACTCTTAATTCTGCTTGTTCTTCGTCCAATAATTGTGAAGCTCCCATAATCAATACTTTGTGTACTCCTTGAAGCTTTTCAACTTGGGTTATTGAACTAGCTATTGCCTTTACGCTGACTTTTTTCTCTTCTTGTTCAACTAATTCATGATTATTTCCTGGGAAATAGTACCAATTATAGCCGCTGTAAACATTCCAAACAGTTCCATTGTTTTTCTCTTCCACATACCGACAGATCTCGACAGCTTGATCGGCAGTCATGAACTGCGAATTTAACGGCCGACCCATTTCATCTAAAACCAAGGCTCCATTGTAGGCAACCAGCGGGCAGCTGTTCATAACTTGCCCGGCTGCAGTCATAATTGCTTGGGGCATGCGACCAGATACTGGCACAAAAATATTCCCTTTAATTACCTGTCTACGAATTGCATCTCGAGTTTTAGGCGTTACTTGCAAGTCCGAATTTAGTAAGGTGCCGTCAATATCCGAAAAAAGTAGTTTTACCATAATTTCTCCTTATTTCTTTAATTACTAATAATTAGCTATATTTTAACGATTATCATTGGCTTAGGTCAATCATGATTAATAAGCGATAGTTATCCTTTGGCAAAATATCAAGTTTTATAATTCGTGTTTGCAATTATTTTTTAGAGTGTTAGACTTAAATAGTCGAAAGTTAAATTTTAAACACGAACATTAATCTGTGGGAGAGAGATAATGAATTTTATCAAGAGTTATTTTCAACTCGACAAATACAACACTAGCATCAAAGTTGAGTTTC contains these protein-coding regions:
- a CDS encoding deoxynucleoside kinase, whose product is MIQVIVLSGPIGAGKSSLTSILAEHLGTQAFYEGVDSNPVLPLYYKDMKRYTFLLNIYLLNHRIAQINQAVKEKNSVSDRSIYEDALFFKMNADSNVADPTEFQIYDGLLENMMEDTPGNPSKKPDLLIYIHVSLETMLKRIKKRGRSYEQISTDPSLKDYYARLIRYYEPWYENYNASPKIAIDGDKFDFIVDEDAKQKVLRQIDDKLREIGNLK
- a CDS encoding deoxynucleoside kinase, with the translated sequence MTVIVLSGPIGAGKSSLTSILADYLGTKPFYESVDDNPVLPLFYADPKKYAFLLQVFFLNTRFRSIKNALTEDNNVLDRSIYEDALFFQMNADIGRATPEEVDTYYELLNNMMSELTHMPKKNPDLLVHINVSYETMINRIQKRGRPYEQLSYDATLEDYYKRLLRYYKPWYEKYDYSPKMEIDGDSLDFMTDEDARKTVLDQIVAKLKEVGKLPESWDKPTDIKISK
- a CDS encoding amino acid ABC transporter permease — protein: MNYINAILPSLIQGAQMTLSLFCWTLIISIPLGIIISLGLISHIKPLQLFLKFYVWIMRGTPLLLQLIFVFYGLPIIGVIFQRYDAALFAFILNYAAYFAEIFRGGFQAIPKGQYESAKVLRLTKMQTLRRIVIPQVVKIVIPSIGNEVINLVKDTSLVYVIGLGDLLRAGNVATARDVTLVPLVLVGIIYLAMTGIASYLLKKIENNYSKWK
- a CDS encoding amino acid ABC transporter ATP-binding protein, whose translation is MLELKNITKKFGQRTILDKVNLSIPSGQILAIVGPSGAGKTTLLRCLSGLENVDSGKFLWDGQEFNPAKPTDSSQIIGVVFQDYQLFPNLTVLDNITLAPTLALKKAKKDAEEQAKKLLERLNLAGKEQLYPAQLSGGQQQRVAIARALAMKPQILCYDEPTSALDPALRGTVAEIILKLKREENMTQIIVTHDMDFAKDVADTTFTVTDLSQRRSN
- a CDS encoding amino acid ABC transporter substrate-binding protein — translated: MKRKSLFTLIIIFCCGIFLTGCSDVSVGKRASQTDNWQRLEKRGYVTVGVDDTFVPMGFRQKNGQLIGYDVDLAKAVFKLYNMRVSFQTIDWSMNTTELKNGTIDLIWNGFSKTPERQAKVGFSKTYLYSEQLLVTKRKNHINSYADMTGKTLGAQTGSSGYNDIMKQPQLLKNRIKNHDPVLYDSFTNAFIDLNAGRIQGLLIDSTYADYYISRQKHPDDFTIIHGPFPKDAFGVGMRKSDTTLRNKINAGLDKLAQNGTLAKIDRKWFGSAADTPLLKK
- a CDS encoding Cof-type HAD-IIB family hydrolase; the protein is MMVKLLFSDIDGTLLNSDLQVTPKTRDAIRRQVIKGNIFVPVSGRMPQAIMTAAGQVMNSCPLVAYNGALVLDEMGRPLNSQFMTADQAVEICRYVEEKNNGTVWNVYSGYNWYYFPGNNHELVEQEEKKVSVKAIASSITQVEKLQGVHKVLIMGASQLLDEEQAELRVNYPELYIVKSAPNLLEVMIKGVSKGNGVEILAREFNVKLADCWAFGDNYNDETMLKMVGHPVLLGNAPEDLKTKFEVITQDNNHDGIATVLDQLD